The following DNA comes from Kiritimatiellia bacterium.
CTGTTAATACACGCGCGGACGCTGCGCGGCGCAGGAAACAGAGAATTTACTGGTTGATATCCGGTATGTCCGGATTTTTTCCGCCGGGATTGAATTTATTTAACTTAACGCGGGAGGTGGCATTTGACAACTAAGGCCGATGCGATCTGGCTCAAGGCGAGCCAATTATTGAAACAGCGTCTCAACGAAGACATCTTTGCGCGCTGGATAGCGGTAATTTCTCCGAACCGGCTGACGGAAAATACGCTCGTCCTGAATGTCAGCAACAATTTCTACCAGTCCTGGCTGGAAGAAAATTATCTGGCATTTATCAAGGAAGCTGTCAATCTTGTTTGCGACCGGGAGATAAAAGTCGTGTTTGAGGTAACCGCGGAGTCGCCCGGCCAGCCGCAGAGCGGGGCCGAATCCGCCGCGGACGCCTCCCGCCCGATGCGGGATTTCAAGCCGGGGCACCCGAGAAAAAGCGGGAAAACAAACGGCGCGGAAAATTCCCTGAACCCGAAATACATTTTCGCCTCGTTCGTGGTCGGTTCCTCCAACAGCTTCGCGCACGCCTCTTCGCTGGCGGTCGCCCAGTCTCCGGGCAAGGCCTATAACCCTCTTTTTATCTACGGCGGGGTCGGCCTGGGAAAAACCCATTTAATGCAGGCCGTCGGCCACTATGTGTTTGAAAAATCAAAACTGCGCACCAGCTATCTCTCCTGTGAAGCGTTGATGAATGATTACATAGATGCGCTGAGAACCAACCGTATTAAACAATTCCGCGATAAATACCGGGGGACCGATCTGCTCCTGATTGACGACATTCACTTCCTCTCCAAAACCGGCGCCCTGCAGGAGGAATTTTTCCACACGTTTAACGTCCTCTATGACGCCCACAAACAGATTGTTATGACCAGCGACCGTCCCGCCGCCGAAATATCGGGCCTGGAACAAAGGCTGGTTTCCCGGTTTGAGTGGGGGTTGGTGACGGAGCTTACCCAGCCGGATTTTGAGACCAGAATGGCGATTCTCCGCTCTAAACAGCAATCCATGAACGTTGCTTTAAACGAGGAAGTTTTAACTTTTATCGCCTCCGGCATTAAGTCAAATATCCGCCGTCTGGAAGGCGCCTTAACCCGCCTGGTTACTTATGCTTCGCTGTACAATAAACAAATCAGCATTGCGCTGGCCGGGGAGTTGCTGCGGGACAGCATTGAACAGGAGTCCATCGATCCGGTCAGCATAACGATGATTCAAAAAAATACCGCCGACTTTTTTGATATCCGGCTGGCGGATATGACCAGCTCGCATCGTTCTCAAAACATTGCCCTGCCGAGGCAAATTGCCATGTATCTCTGCCGCCGGCTCACGAACTCTTCTTTTCCCGAGATCGGCATGGCTTTCGGCAAAACCCATGCCACCGTTTTACACGCCTGCCACAAGATTGAGCGCCAGGTCAAACTTGACACGCAACTTAAACAAACCGTCATAAAGTTATCGCGATGCATCAATAAAAATGTTGATAGCAGTGTTGAAAGCCTGTAAATTCGGTTATTCGCTGTTTTTCCGATGAGATTATAAACACTGAAAACAACAGTTTATAAACAGCATATTATAAACATTATAAAAAAAAATAATCTCTTAACTGGTTCATAATAAAATTTTTATATTGTTTTATTCACTATTTACATTATTAATACTAATATTAATATTTTAATAACTAATAAATAATAATAAGAGAGCATGATATGAAATTTACAATCCAGAAAACCGAGTTCATCAAAGGGTTGCAATTGATTCAATCTGTCGTTGTGTCGCACACCACCCTGCCGGTTCTTTATAATGTGCTGATTACGGCGGAAAAGGACAAAATAAAACTTTTTGCCACGGATTTATCCATCAGCATGATCTGTTCTCTTCAAGCCGCAGTTCCCAAAACCGGGGCAGGCAGCTTTAACGCCAAAATGCTCTTTAATATCATCCGCGAATTGCCGCACGATAACGTTGAATTCTATATTGAAGACAAAAACCGGGCCATGATTCAATGCGGTCAGTCTTCCTATAAATTACTCGGCATTTCAGCGGATGAATTTCCGGCATTGCCGCCGTTTCAGACAGCGCATTCATTCACCATAGACCAGCCCCTGCTCAAGGACGCGCTCCAGAAAACGAATTATGCGGCTTCGGATGACGAAAGCCGTCTGATATTGAATGGCGTTTTTATCAGCATTAAGGAACAAAAAATGATGGTTGTGGCCACCGACGGCCGCAGGTTGGCGCTGATTGAAAAAGAGGTAGAAATACCGGCCGATCAGAAAATGGATTTTGTTATTCCCACCAAGACAATCAATGAATTAATCAAGGCGCTTAAGGAGGAGGGAACCGTCAAGATATCGCTTACTAAGAATATGGTTTCTTTTGAAATGGACGCCTGCACCATTATTTCCAAACTGATAGAAGGGGTTTATCCGAATTACCGGCTGGTCATCCCCAGTCAATGCGATGAAAAAGTAACGGTGGAACGCGAACCACTGATCGGCACCCTGCGAAGAACGGCCATCATGTCCAACGAGAAGAATCCCTCGGTTAAGATTACCATCGCCAAGAATCAGCTTCAGATCGTGGCGTCCAATACCGAAGTGGGTGAAGCCAGCGAGCAGATTCCCGTCAAATATTCGGGCAAACCGGTTACCATGACTTTTAATCCCAATTATCTCATGGATCCGCTAAAGTCGCTCAGCAGCGACGACATTACCATTGAGCTCACGGATGAACTCAGTCCGGCCGTGGTGAAAAGCAATATTCCTTTTATCTACGTCTTAATGCCGCTGCGCATCAGCTGACATGCGCTTGACATCGTTTTCTATTTGTTGATAGATTTGAAGCGCTGTGTGTTGATAAGCCCGCCAGCTGTATTTTTCTCCGGCCAGCGCGGCGGCCCGCTCGGCCAACTGGCGGCCCAACGCCGGGTTGCGCACAAGTTCCAGCATGGCGGCCGCAAACGCCTCCGGCTCGGGAGCCGCGAGCAGGGCGGTTGCGCCGTCAAGAACCTGGGTATGCGTCGGCAAATCCGTGGCCAGGACGGGCTTGCCTGATTGCAGGTAAGAATAAATTTTCATGGGGGTATTGACGCCCTTGACGCGCGGCGAGATCAGGATATCGGCCCGGGTAAAGAACCGGGCCATGTCCGCCGGCGGCCGGGGGCCGAAAAAACGCACCCGCGGCGCGATGCCGAGATCCGCGCATTGCCGCCGGTATTGCGCAATGGTTTTTTCGTTGCCGCCGATGATTTCCAGGCAGGCCCGGGGCTCGGATTTAAGCAGCGCCGCAAAGCTTTTCAACATCAGGTCAATGCCCTGATAAGCCTCCAGGTTGCCGATGTAGATCAGGCAGGGGTGTTCCACTTCCGGCAGGGCCGCTGCTGCCGTCGGCGGAGCCAACGGCGCGTAACCGGCCGGGAGCAGGGAAATGTCGCGCAGGACAAACACCTGCCGGGCGCCCCCCGCGCGCGCGATATCGGCGAGCGCGTCGCAAACCGCCACGACCGCCCGGGATTTCCGCGCGGCCAGCGCCTCAAAAAACCTCAGAAACGGGGCCGCAACCGATAAAGCCGGCATCTTTTCAATTATTTGCATCGGCATGGAGGAATCCATGTCAAACACATAGGGCACCCCGAAAAGAAAACGGATGACCATGGCGATAAAGACCGATTCCTCTACCGCATGGACCACCTGGAATCTGTTCCGGGATGCGAGCCGCAGGGCCTTGAAAGCCAGCAGCACGTCGCCGGCCAGCTTTTTCCACGAAAACCCCGGCCGAATATTCCGGACCCATGGCAGGGCGGGAATGCGGTGAATGGTTACGCCGGCGTATTGTTTCTCTTCCCCTTCGTGGAACGTTACCAGTTCAATCGTGTCGCCCCGGGCCGAGAGCGTTTTCAAAAGCAAATCCACCGCGATCGGCGTGCCGCGCTCCTGGTAAAAAGGATGAGGCGCAAGGAATAATATCTTCATAGCCAATCAGTTGCGCTCCTGCGTTCCCAGCATTTTGCGCAGTTTGCCGTAACCGAGCAGGTGGTCAATCAGGAATGTCGCCATATATTGCAGGGGCAGGCCGCCGATGGTTTTTCGTCCGAGGCGGTCGCACTTGCGGCATAACGCGAGTGCTTGCAGATCGCCGGCCATGTTTTTGCGCAGTTCCTGGTATGCCGCGCCGTTCCAGATTTCCAGGAGGGTTGCTTCCTTGGCATTGCCCAGCCGCATGCGGGCGCCGAAATCCTGCGGACAGGGCGTTACCGTGCCGTCGGCGCAGATGACCATCGCATACCAGGGAAAAGTGCAGACCGATCCCGGCCGGGGAGCGTTTGTTTCCGGCGCGTTTTCTTCGGCCCAGACATATTCCTCCTTTTCAATAATTTCATCCACCCCGGCCGCGTTCAAACGCCGCGCGGTCTCCTCGCTTGCCCGCCGGTTGACCGGGGCCGGCGCTTGTTTGAAGCGTATTTTTTCAACCACAATGTAAGGCTTTTTCAAACCCTGCGCTCTACGCAGTTCCGCCATGCGGACGACATTGGCCAGCGTTGTCTCAAACACGGCGCCCGCGCGTATGTTCTCATACGCTTCTTTCGTGAACCCGTCAAATGAAAATGAAACCAGGTCGGGCGCCGCCTTGAGCAGGCGCCGGGCTTTATCCTCGTTCAGCAGGGTCCCGTTGGTATGGAAGCGGGTTTTCAGGCCCGCCTGGCGCGCGCAGGCGATCATGTCAAACAAGGCCGGATTGAGCAAGGGCTCGCCGCGGTGATGGAGATAGACGTCGCTGGCAAACACGCGGCATTCATCAATGATTTTCCGGAACAGGTCAAAACTCATCAACCCTTTGCTGGAGGCCGCCAGTTCTTTGTTGGGGCACATGACGCAGCGCAGGTTGCAGGCGCTGGCCGTTTCTATCCAGAGCCGGAAGGGCGGCGCGCTTACCCGCGTGCTGCGGCGCCGGAACGAGATTAACAAGCGCGCCAGACGTTCAGCTTTTTGCCGCCAGAGCATAAGTTTTCTCCATAAATCGGCCAATAACCGGTTGTCAAAAACATATCCGCTCCCGCCGTCTTCTGCAATCAAAATCAGCGCAAAGTCCCCCGCGATTATTATTGACAGGATTGTGTTCTTGGATATTTATACATACGCCGGACGCGTGGCTATCCTGATCTCCGGCTCTTTGTGCGGGCGGAACAGCGTATCCGCCGGCATGAACAAAGTTGGAGCGGACACGGTCAAAATGCCGGGGAAAATGCAATACTCAAAAACATGCCTGCTTCTGCTCATTCTCGTGTGCGTCGGGGCGCTGTACGCGCGCGTGGAGGGCATCAAATGGCCGAAACTGCACCCGGACGAACCCGTGATCGGGACATGGCTGGAACACTCGGCGCACAGCGCGTATATCAGGGACCGCGTTTATCCGAACGGTTTTTTTGCCCTGGCGCGTCCCTTTATGCTGGCCGGCCAGGCCCTGTTTCGGGCGCATGAGCGTTTTTCATATATCTGCGGGGAGATTGACCGCGCGCGCGGCGCCAGGCCGGACGGGATTTATTTCGGCCGATGGCTCAACGCATGGGGCGCCGTGCTGCTTTGCGCGGTCATGTTCCTGTTGACCGCCCGGCTCGCGCGCTCGGAATTGGCCGGTCTTTTGGCCGCCGGCTTGACCGGGTTTGCTCAGTATGCCGTTGAACACAGCCATTATGCCGAAACGGACATAGCGGCCGTCTTGACCCTGGCGGTTGCCTTATGGTTCTGGGTGGCGGCCGGCGATACGGGCCGGCGGCGTTGGTTGATTGCCGCCGCCCTGGCAAGCGGCTTTGCCGCCGGGACTAAATTTACCCTGCTGACGCTCGCCCCCGTCATGCTGGTTGAAAGCGTATTGTTTGCGCGCGACCGCGCCATGTCGGCAACGCCGCCGGAGAAAACATTCTGGCCGGCGGCGCTGAAATGGGCGGGTTTGGGTGTTTTCTTTTTCGGGGCCGGCTTTGCAATCGCCAATCCGGCCGTATTACTGGATTTTCAATGGTTTTGGGCCGGGCTGTCCGCGGAAAAACAGCGCGTGTTCGCGGAAACGGCGTTGAACCTGGGTCCGGCGGCCGCCCGGCCGGCGATTCGTTACCTGCATCATTTAGTCTGCCTGCATGATCATCTGGCCACGCTGGGATATCCATGGCTGGTACTGCTTGCGGTCGGTCTGCCCTGCGCGGCGCTCGGCTTCGTGCGCCGGTATGGGTCTCTTTTGCTTTTGTTCCCTTTGTTATACGCCGTGTACTGGCTCTTTCTGGCGCCCTGGGTGCGTTCGCAGGAGTTTCTGCTTTTTTTGCCGTCGCTGGCCGCGCTGGCCGCGCTTCCTCTGGCGGTCTTGTGGCGCGCGCGGAATTATTTTATGCGCGTTTTTGCGATCAGCATGGCTTGTCTGGCGCTGGCCGCGAACGGATACAATGGACTGCGCGTATCGGATCTGTTTGCCTGGAAAGACACCCGCCTCATGGCGCGGGAATGGCTGCAGCTGCGTCTGCCGCTGGAGAGTTCCCTGGCGGCGGAATCCTACGCGGAGGCGGCCTGTATCAACACCTGGAAAACGCCCTTGCTCATCCGAAAGGTTGAACAATGCGGGCCGGAATTCCTGATTACGCAGGGCGCTGATTATCTGTTGAGAGTTTCCGGCGTCAGCGGTCGCGGTCTGCGCCATCCTTTGACCGGCGAATTATATCCGGAGCCGGCCGGATTTTTAAGCCGGTTTCTTGGACAGAGCGAACTGCTCTGTTCCTGGGCGCCGCTGCCGCCGCGGGGCCTGGCCACCTTTGTTTCGCCGGCCCTTGAGCTTTACGGCCTGAAACGTTTTGCGCCGGAACTCTCGCTCCGGCTTGCGCTCTCTCATCCGGCGCTGATTATCAACGCCGACCAGAATCCGGTCGGCCGGCAAACCTTCCTGCCGTCCGGCGGCGGATTGGGCGGGGATGTTTGTCTTTTGATAGATCGCCTGCCCCAAACGATCGCCGTCGGCGGTCCGGAACCTTTGACAAAACCCGTGTACCTGGTGCTCAACACGGCGGAACGTCCGGCCGTCATTAATATCCGCGGATTCGGCATGCGCAAACGAATAGCGCTGGACCCCTACGACACGGCCGCGGTTCCATTGCAACGTCCGGCCTGGCAGCCGCGCGGCCAGCCGTTTGAGTCCATCACTCTGCAGGCCGAGCCGGTTAAAGACATTCTCTATATTCCCTGTTTCGCCCGGATCGCCTTTACGGTTGACGAGGCGGCGCGGATATTCATGGAAACCGCGCGCGAGGACCGCCTCGCCGGATGTTTTTCCGAAGCGGTGCTGGAAAAAGAGCTGAATCCGGCCGCCAAATATCGTTTGGCAACCCGCCTGGGCCTGTGGCCGGCGGCCGGCCGGACGGCGGCCGCCGCGGCCGTTCTTCGGGGCGCGATTGAGCAGGGTATGCGGACTGACCCGGCGGCGGTTTCCATCAATGGCCGGAGCGGGTATTATTACGAGCAGTTTGCCAGGGTCCGCCTTCAACAGCCGTATGATTTCGCCTGCCTTGAGCCGTCCGTTGGGAGCGGCCGGCGCAATCTGCCGGACGCGCTGAAAGCGCTGGACTTGCAGGCGATCCAAAAGGGCGGCGGCGGACAGGACAGCGGTCCGGCCTCACCGTATTTGCAAGCGCTGGATTTGCCCGTTCTCCTTGGACGCGGACAATATGAGTTGCGCGGCGAATTGATGTTGAAAATAAAGGAAGCGGAAACGGATTTATGCGTTCCGCTCGTTATCCGGACGGTGAACGGCGGCGCGGAAACAAACTGTTGCCTGGAGGTGCAGTCCGGCACATGGCGCGAATTTACCATGGTTTTCCGTCCCGGCTGTGAGATTCAGCCGCGGATTGAATTTTGCGCGCCGGCCTCCGCGCTGTTGTTTTTGAAAAACATGGAAATCGGCTGGAGTTTGACCGATGTTCTGGCGCCGGTCCGCTCCGAAATTGCCATGGCCGCAATCCGGCACAGCCTGTATCAGGGCGACCGGCCGGCGGCGGCGGCGCAGCTCGCCGCGCTGGCCGCGGGCGGTCCGGCCTTTGACGAGACGGTTTTTCCCGCTCTGGCCGTGGAAATGCGGCAAATGCTGTTTGCCTGCGTTGAAGGCGGCTTGCAGACTGATTTTGCGCCTGGCGCGGACAAGCAGGCGGCGCACCGCCTGCTTGAACTCTTGCCCGCGCATTATCGCGCCCTGCGGACGTTGGCGCAGGAGGACGAGGCCGCCGCCCGGGCGGCCCAGCGTTTGGAGGGCAATTTGAAATATCCAACCGTTTTCCCGCCGTGGCTGGCGCTCGTTGGTTTTTCCTTTAATGCCGGAACCAGGGAAGCGTATTGCGTATTTGAAGTCCTTTGCAACGAAACTCCCGGCCTGGCGGTCTCGTTCTGGCTGCAACGCCGGAATGAATGGCGGCGGAAACAGGTGCAATCGTTGACCGGCGGGGCGCGTTTAAGAAAGGGAGAACGCGCGGCGGTCTCGGTGCGTCTGAATGAAGCGTTTGGCCCGGAACCGGACGTTAACGCATTGGCATTGGGCATAGAAACGGACGTTCTATGGCATGCCGGCCTTATCCCGCCGGCGTCCGGCGGCGGTGTGGCTCCGTTTGCCGGAATTCTAGGGATGGAACAGCAATGAAGATTTCCCTGCAAAATGTTTCCAAACAATTCGGCGGCGTCAGAGCAGTTGACTCCGTTTCGTTTGAGGCCGGCGCCGGCGAATGTTTTTTCCTGCTGGGTCCGTCAGGGTGCGGAAAAACCACGGTCCTGCGGATTATCGCCGGTTTTTGCCGGCCGGATTCCGGCCTGGTTTGCTTCAACGACAAGCCGGTCAACCATCTTGCCGCCCATTTGCGCAACGTCGGCCTGGTGTTTCAGAATTACGCGCTGTGGCCCCACTTGACCGTCGGAGAAAACATTGCTTTTGGTCTGACTGTTCCCGCGCATCGTTTGCCGGAAAAAGAGCGGCGGGAGCGCGTCCGGCAGATGCTGGACGCGCTGCATTTGCGGGGCATGGAAAAACGTCTGCCGGGCGAGCTTTCGGGAGGACAACAACAGAGAGTGGCGCTGGCGCGCGCGCTCATTATCCAACCGGCCTGTCTTTTGCTGGACGAACCGCTTTCCAACCTGGACGCCAAACTGCGCGCGGACATGCGCCTGGAAATCAAACATGTCCTGAAAAAGCTGGGCATTACCGCCATTTATGTTACCCACGACCAGACGGAAGCGCTCTCCATGGCAGATCGCTGTGCCATCATGCGTCTCGGCCGAATTGAGCAGATTGGCGCGCCGCGCGAATTGTATGAGCATCCCGCCAGCCGTTTTGTCGCCGATTTTCTCGGCTGTTCTAATTTGTTTGACGCCCGCGTTGTTGCACAGGACGCGGATGTCCTGCAACTGGAGACAGTCGCCGGCGGCTGGGTCAGCCGCGGTTGCCGCCGGCAGTTCAAACCCGGCGCGGCGGCCGCCATCGCGGTCAGGCCGGAGAAAGTGCGGATTGGCGCAGGACTGGCGGCCGTTGGAGGGGAAAATGTTTTTTCCGGCCGTTTACGGGAAATGGTGTATCTGGGATCGGTTGTGGAACATCACGTGGAATTGCCGGGCGGCCTTGTTATTAATACGCTCCAGGCGTCCGCCGGCGGTTTCCGGGTGGAAGGCGGATGTTCCCTGCAAGTCGGCGTGGACCCGCGCGATGTTATTGTGTTGCCAGCGGAGCGATAAGCGTGTTTAATCGGTGTTTTTGGTGGTTAGCCATGGAGAGCATCAAGTCAATTTTGACTCAGTTGACCGGGAAAAAATCATCCCTGCCGGTTCAGTTTTTAAAATACTCTCTTTCCGGCGGCGTGGCGGTGGCGGTGCATATTGCCGCCTTTTATCTGTTTGCATGGCTGGTTGTGCCGGCGCTTAAAGAAGATGATATTATTGTCCGTGTTTTACACCTGACGACGGCCGCCATCAACGACACTGTGCGGGCGCGCAACGCGGTCATCAACAACTGGCTGGCGTTCATTTTTTCCAATTTTGCGGCGTATATTCTGAATGTTACCTGGGTTTTTGAACCCGGCCGGCACCGGCGCTGGCTGGAAATCGGCATGTTTTACGCCGTTTCGGCCATCAGTATTGCCGTGGGAAGCGCCGTGATGGGTTTGATGATAAAATATCTGGGGTCAAGCACCACGCTCGCCTTTGGCGCGGATATCGTCGCGGCCGCCGCCATCAATTTCGTCGTCCGTAAATACTTTATTTTCAAGGGCTGAAGCGATTAATCCGCAGGTTTCATGACAAGCGGGTTGCCGGCGCCGCCGGGTCCGGCCTGTCCGTCGCGCTCCCGCCGCTTCTTCAGCAAGGAAAGCGCAATATCCCGTCCGCTGTTTTCCGTTTCAAGATGGTATTGTAGAAAAGCCCCCAGCATGACACGGACGTCCTTGAGCTGATGTTCGGTGCAAACCGCGTTCCTGGCGGCCTGGATGTTGCGTGAAGACTGCCAGAATTTCAGCAGGGCCAGACGGTCGGGCATGATCCGGATTGAATCGTTTTTATGCTGCCCGGCGCATTGGTCGCAAAACACGCCCCCGCGCGCCGCCGAAAAGGCGATTGAGCCGTTCCCCCGGCCGGGCGCCGCAAGCGGCAAAATCCGCCGGCACTGCAGGCAGGCGTTCAGGCGGGGCGCAAACCCCATGGCTCCGAGCAGTTTCAGTTCAAACCAGAAAAGACTGACTGCCAGGGCTTGCCCGCCGCGCATGTTGGCCGCGGGCGGCTCCATGAAAATATCCAGGGCCGTCTCCAGCAGGGGGTAAAGATTTGGTTGCGGGGCGTAGAACGGCGCGATGCGCGCGGCCAGGCCGGCGAAATAGGAGGCGCAGGCCGTCCCCGGCCAGTATGAGCGGAAGGCGGCGCGGGTTTTCAAAGGGCAGCATTCCTTGACAATGTGCAGCCCATGGAACACGCGCAGATAAAACAGAAGCTCGCAGGTGTAAAAAAGGTCGTACTGGCCCAGGAAAAAATTGCGCGGCCGCTGCGCCCCTTTTATGATGGTGGCGATCTTGCCGTGCTCGGCGGTCAGCCAGACCACGACGCGGGAGGTCTCCGAAAAGGGGCTGATTTTTAACGCGATGGCCTGGGTCTTTATGATCATCTCAAGCCGGCTTGTCGGCCGCGGGCGGCTCCGGCGGGGAAGGTTTTGCCGCCCCGCGTTGCAGCCAGGCTTCAATGTGATCCAGCAGAGTCAGGCGCGATTCGGTCTCGTTGCGCCACGGGCTGGCCGCGCCGCTGGAAATAACCATTTTCATGGCGGCCGCCACGCTGATGTTCAGGTAGGTAATCTCGGAACGCGGCATCATCAGAAAAAAACCGGAAGTCGGATTGGGGGCCGTCGGCACAAAGAGACAGATCATATCGCCGTCTCCATCAGCGGCGCGGCCGGCCGTGATTTTACGCGCAATGATTTCCGGCACGCGCGCGGTTATAAACCCGATGGCATACATACCGGGGCGCGGGAACTGGACGACCACCACATCCTTGAAAAGCGTGCTCTGGGTGCTGACCAGCGATTCGCTGATCTGGCGGATTGAGGTGTAAACACTGCTGATGACCGGGATATGCGTCAGCACCCAGTCGGCCAGGCTGTATATTTTTCTGCCGAAAAAATTACGGGTGAATAATCCCACAAAGTAAAGCGCCGCCACCACCATCGCGAGGGCCGCCAGGCGGTAGAGGA
Coding sequences within:
- the dnaN gene encoding DNA polymerase III subunit beta — protein: MKFTIQKTEFIKGLQLIQSVVVSHTTLPVLYNVLITAEKDKIKLFATDLSISMICSLQAAVPKTGAGSFNAKMLFNIIRELPHDNVEFYIEDKNRAMIQCGQSSYKLLGISADEFPALPPFQTAHSFTIDQPLLKDALQKTNYAASDDESRLILNGVFISIKEQKMMVVATDGRRLALIEKEVEIPADQKMDFVIPTKTINELIKALKEEGTVKISLTKNMVSFEMDACTIISKLIEGVYPNYRLVIPSQCDEKVTVEREPLIGTLRRTAIMSNEKNPSVKITIAKNQLQIVASNTEVGEASEQIPVKYSGKPVTMTFNPNYLMDPLKSLSSDDITIELTDELSPAVVKSNIPFIYVLMPLRIS
- a CDS encoding ABC transporter ATP-binding protein, whose amino-acid sequence is MKISLQNVSKQFGGVRAVDSVSFEAGAGECFFLLGPSGCGKTTVLRIIAGFCRPDSGLVCFNDKPVNHLAAHLRNVGLVFQNYALWPHLTVGENIAFGLTVPAHRLPEKERRERVRQMLDALHLRGMEKRLPGELSGGQQQRVALARALIIQPACLLLDEPLSNLDAKLRADMRLEIKHVLKKLGITAIYVTHDQTEALSMADRCAIMRLGRIEQIGAPRELYEHPASRFVADFLGCSNLFDARVVAQDADVLQLETVAGGWVSRGCRRQFKPGAAAAIAVRPEKVRIGAGLAAVGGENVFSGRLREMVYLGSVVEHHVELPGGLVINTLQASAGGFRVEGGCSLQVGVDPRDVIVLPAER
- the dnaA gene encoding chromosomal replication initiator protein DnaA encodes the protein MTTKADAIWLKASQLLKQRLNEDIFARWIAVISPNRLTENTLVLNVSNNFYQSWLEENYLAFIKEAVNLVCDREIKVVFEVTAESPGQPQSGAESAADASRPMRDFKPGHPRKSGKTNGAENSLNPKYIFASFVVGSSNSFAHASSLAVAQSPGKAYNPLFIYGGVGLGKTHLMQAVGHYVFEKSKLRTSYLSCEALMNDYIDALRTNRIKQFRDKYRGTDLLLIDDIHFLSKTGALQEEFFHTFNVLYDAHKQIVMTSDRPAAEISGLEQRLVSRFEWGLVTELTQPDFETRMAILRSKQQSMNVALNEEVLTFIASGIKSNIRRLEGALTRLVTYASLYNKQISIALAGELLRDSIEQESIDPVSITMIQKNTADFFDIRLADMTSSHRSQNIALPRQIAMYLCRRLTNSSFPEIGMAFGKTHATVLHACHKIERQVKLDTQLKQTVIKLSRCINKNVDSSVESL
- a CDS encoding radical SAM/SPASM domain-containing protein — encoded protein: MIAEDGGSGYVFDNRLLADLWRKLMLWRQKAERLARLLISFRRRSTRVSAPPFRLWIETASACNLRCVMCPNKELAASSKGLMSFDLFRKIIDECRVFASDVYLHHRGEPLLNPALFDMIACARQAGLKTRFHTNGTLLNEDKARRLLKAAPDLVSFSFDGFTKEAYENIRAGAVFETTLANVVRMAELRRAQGLKKPYIVVEKIRFKQAPAPVNRRASEETARRLNAAGVDEIIEKEEYVWAEENAPETNAPRPGSVCTFPWYAMVICADGTVTPCPQDFGARMRLGNAKEATLLEIWNGAAYQELRKNMAGDLQALALCRKCDRLGRKTIGGLPLQYMATFLIDHLLGYGKLRKMLGTQERN
- the recO gene encoding DNA repair protein RecO, coding for MIIKTQAIALKISPFSETSRVVVWLTAEHGKIATIIKGAQRPRNFFLGQYDLFYTCELLFYLRVFHGLHIVKECCPLKTRAAFRSYWPGTACASYFAGLAARIAPFYAPQPNLYPLLETALDIFMEPPAANMRGGQALAVSLFWFELKLLGAMGFAPRLNACLQCRRILPLAAPGRGNGSIAFSAARGGVFCDQCAGQHKNDSIRIMPDRLALLKFWQSSRNIQAARNAVCTEHQLKDVRVMLGAFLQYHLETENSGRDIALSLLKKRRERDGQAGPGGAGNPLVMKPAD
- a CDS encoding GtrA family protein; the protein is MESIKSILTQLTGKKSSLPVQFLKYSLSGGVAVAVHIAAFYLFAWLVVPALKEDDIIVRVLHLTTAAINDTVRARNAVINNWLAFIFSNFAAYILNVTWVFEPGRHRRWLEIGMFYAVSAISIAVGSAVMGLMIKYLGSSTTLAFGADIVAAAAINFVVRKYFIFKG
- a CDS encoding phospholipid carrier-dependent glycosyltransferase, giving the protein MNKVGADTVKMPGKMQYSKTCLLLLILVCVGALYARVEGIKWPKLHPDEPVIGTWLEHSAHSAYIRDRVYPNGFFALARPFMLAGQALFRAHERFSYICGEIDRARGARPDGIYFGRWLNAWGAVLLCAVMFLLTARLARSELAGLLAAGLTGFAQYAVEHSHYAETDIAAVLTLAVALWFWVAAGDTGRRRWLIAAALASGFAAGTKFTLLTLAPVMLVESVLFARDRAMSATPPEKTFWPAALKWAGLGVFFFGAGFAIANPAVLLDFQWFWAGLSAEKQRVFAETALNLGPAAARPAIRYLHHLVCLHDHLATLGYPWLVLLAVGLPCAALGFVRRYGSLLLLFPLLYAVYWLFLAPWVRSQEFLLFLPSLAALAALPLAVLWRARNYFMRVFAISMACLALAANGYNGLRVSDLFAWKDTRLMAREWLQLRLPLESSLAAESYAEAACINTWKTPLLIRKVEQCGPEFLITQGADYLLRVSGVSGRGLRHPLTGELYPEPAGFLSRFLGQSELLCSWAPLPPRGLATFVSPALELYGLKRFAPELSLRLALSHPALIINADQNPVGRQTFLPSGGGLGGDVCLLIDRLPQTIAVGGPEPLTKPVYLVLNTAERPAVINIRGFGMRKRIALDPYDTAAVPLQRPAWQPRGQPFESITLQAEPVKDILYIPCFARIAFTVDEAARIFMETAREDRLAGCFSEAVLEKELNPAAKYRLATRLGLWPAAGRTAAAAAVLRGAIEQGMRTDPAAVSINGRSGYYYEQFARVRLQQPYDFACLEPSVGSGRRNLPDALKALDLQAIQKGGGGQDSGPASPYLQALDLPVLLGRGQYELRGELMLKIKEAETDLCVPLVIRTVNGGAETNCCLEVQSGTWREFTMVFRPGCEIQPRIEFCAPASALLFLKNMEIGWSLTDVLAPVRSEIAMAAIRHSLYQGDRPAAAAQLAALAAGGPAFDETVFPALAVEMRQMLFACVEGGLQTDFAPGADKQAAHRLLELLPAHYRALRTLAQEDEAAARAAQRLEGNLKYPTVFPPWLALVGFSFNAGTREAYCVFEVLCNETPGLAVSFWLQRRNEWRRKQVQSLTGGARLRKGERAAVSVRLNEAFGPEPDVNALALGIETDVLWHAGLIPPASGGGVAPFAGILGMEQQ
- a CDS encoding glycosyltransferase family 4 protein, translated to MKILFLAPHPFYQERGTPIAVDLLLKTLSARGDTIELVTFHEGEEKQYAGVTIHRIPALPWVRNIRPGFSWKKLAGDVLLAFKALRLASRNRFQVVHAVEESVFIAMVIRFLFGVPYVFDMDSSMPMQIIEKMPALSVAAPFLRFFEALAARKSRAVVAVCDALADIARAGGARQVFVLRDISLLPAGYAPLAPPTAAAALPEVEHPCLIYIGNLEAYQGIDLMLKSFAALLKSEPRACLEIIGGNEKTIAQYRRQCADLGIAPRVRFFGPRPPADMARFFTRADILISPRVKGVNTPMKIYSYLQSGKPVLATDLPTHTQVLDGATALLAAPEPEAFAAAMLELVRNPALGRQLAERAAALAGEKYSWRAYQHTALQIYQQIENDVKRMSADAQRH